From the genome of Spinacia oleracea cultivar Varoflay chromosome 2, BTI_SOV_V1, whole genome shotgun sequence, one region includes:
- the LOC110799890 gene encoding uncharacterized protein, with translation MASKGVSVSFVTPVLQDGKKIAQLQEDEMTELTEKWKSSMVMYVVGDSPTIASVKRYMEGMWNSVTQPQVFFQDDGYFIIKFMNIEDRNQIIARGPYTFYGKPVIIKPWTTNFNFYEEVLRVIPLWVRYPNLPLSCWGCDSLSRTSSLLGVPLFADECTTRQDRVSLARVLIEMDITSPLPDHVWIEDSNGEVFKKAVTYDWMQNTVRSAVLQAMIVTRSLNHQCQNL, from the coding sequence TCAATTGCAGGAGGATGAAATGACTGAACTAACTGAGAAATGGAAGTCCTCTATGGTGATGTATGTGGTGGGGGATTCCCCTACTATAGCTTCTGTGAAGAGGTATATGGAAGGGATGTGGAACTCTGTTACTCAACCTCAGGTGTTTTTCCAAGATGATGGTTACTTCATCATCAAGTTTATGAACATAGAGGATAGAAACCAGATCATTGCAAGGGGTCCTTATACCTTTTATGGCAAGCCAGTGATCATAAAACCTTGGACAACAAACTTCAACTTCTATGAAGAAGTTCTTAGGGTTATCCCTTTGTGGGTGAGATATCCAAATTTGCCTCTCAGCTGTTGGGGGTGTGACTCCTTAAGCAGGACTAGTAGTCTGTTAGGGGTGCCACTTTTTGCTGATGAATGTACTACTAGGCAAGATAGAGTATCTTTAGCTCGAGTATTGATAGAGATGGACATCACTAGTCCATTGCCTGACCATGTCTGGATAGAGGATTCAAATGGGGAggtgtttaagaaagcagttacTTATGACTGGATGCAAAATACTGTAAGGTCTGCTGTACTGCAGGCCATGATTGTGACAAGAAGTCTAAACCACCAGTGCCAAAACCTGTAA